The following proteins are co-located in the Heteronotia binoei isolate CCM8104 ecotype False Entrance Well chromosome 21, APGP_CSIRO_Hbin_v1, whole genome shotgun sequence genome:
- the LOC132588934 gene encoding LOW QUALITY PROTEIN: protein N-lysine methyltransferase METTL21D-like (The sequence of the model RefSeq protein was modified relative to this genomic sequence to represent the inferred CDS: deleted 1 base in 1 codon), with translation MALLERAVGLRGRAGPLRVGQRSAGGTGVVVWDAALVLAAFLDKSAAAAAPPPALRQKAALELGAGTGLVGLMAAALGANVTVTDLEEVQDLLEMNIEKNRHLITGSVQAKVLKWGEEVTDFLPVPDYILMADCIYYEESLEPLIKTLKDLSGPETQILCCYEERTMGKNPEVERRYFELLQKDFELEQVPLDQHDEEYRSKDIHIFIIRKKRMVNPCCDK, from the exons ATGGCGCTGCTGGAGCGCGCGGTGGGGCTGCGGGGGCGGGCGGGGCCGCTGCGGGTGGGGCAGCGCTCGGCCGGCGGCACCGGGGTGGTGGTGTGGGACGCGGCGCTGGTGCTGGCCGCCTTCCTCGACAagagcgccgccgccgccgcccccccgcCTGCC CTCCGACAAAAGGCCGCCCTCGAGCTGGGCGCCGGAACGGGCCTcgtgggcctcatggccgccgcCCTCGG GGCAAATGTTACAGTGACGGATCTTGAAGAAGTTCAGGATTTGCTGGAAATGAACATTGAGAAGAATCGGCACCTTATCACCGGTTCCGTTCAAGCCAAGGTACTGAAATG GGGTGAAGAAGTGACAGACTTTCTACCGGTGCCAGATTACATACTGATGGCAGACTGCATCTACTATGAGGAG TCGTTGGAGCCGCTAATCAAGACCCTGAAGGATCTCTCTGGCCCAGAGACCCAAATCCTTTGTTGCTACGAAGAAAGAACGATggggaaaaacccagaagtggaGCGGAGATACTTTGAG CTTCTTCAGAAGGATTTTGAATTGGAGCAAGTTCCCCTAGACCAGCATGATGAGGAATATCGGAGCAAGGACATTCATATCTTCATCATCCGGAAGAAAAGAATGGTAAATCCTTGTTGTGATAAATAG